Genomic window (Ruminococcus flavefaciens AE3010):
TGCGGAGTGCCTATATCCTTATCGCCGACTACCTGTATCTTCATAAGTCTTAACGAGCTGAGCAGAGCTAAAAGCACTACCAGCAGAATGATAATGATAGATTTCAGGTTTTCTGCAAATCCTTTCAAAAAGACTGCCTCCTTTAATATTATGACCGCACTTTTCGGGTGCGGTCGGTAAGGTCATTGTCTGTTTTCTGACTGAATATTGGTGTTTATGGCTTCTTCGATAGTGAGATGTTCCCTCGGCATGAGGAAGCGGTTCACAAGCTTCAGCACAAGATACACAAAGACCGCTGATATTACAGTGTATACCCAGACTCTCAGCGAAACTCTCACAAAGATGCGTCCCACGTTTTCGTACTCCCATATCTGGTAGTAGAATTTATAGTCCAGCCAGCACTGTATGTATGACACTGCGGTAGTGATTATCATGTAATTGATGAATCTGTCCTTTAGATAGAGTTCAAAGAGCAGATTTGCAACGATACAGAAGAATGTGAGCACCACGGCGTTGTAGCCGAAGAGCTTTCCGCAGCATATGTCGGTAAGAAAGCCGCATACAGCTCCCGTGACAGCCGAGCCGTACATATTGTTGTTGACGGCAATGCCTATACTCAGGGGAACGAGTATTATGGGCTTATACAGAGTACCCGAGGTCATGATGATGAAGCTTACAAAAATGAGCAGATAGTACAGTATCCAGCGCAGAGTGGTCTTGAAGCGCAGGATATGCTGCTCACGGGTAGTTCTAATCCTCATTATCGTCGTCCTCCTTCTTGCCGCTGAAATCGGTGATAACGATGACAGAGGTAAGACGGTTAACGTCCACACATGGCTGTATATCGGCACATACGGAGAGGCCGTTTGAATCAAAGCCTATTTCGAGGATAGTGCCTATGGGGTAATCCTTTGGGAAGAGACCGCTGTTTCCTGCGGTTATCATAAGGTCGCCCCGTTTGAGCTTGTTCTTCTTGGGGACGTGAATGAGCTTGGTCTGTCCGCTCTCGGAGGAGAGCACATTTCCCTCGATTATGCCCTGATCGGCATTTGACGAGGAAGCCACAGCGGCTACGGAAAGGTCGGGGGAGAGTATGGTCCTCACGGTGGATACGTGGTCGGAGACCTCAACTGTGATACCCACGAGTCCCTCGGAGGTAACAACGGGACAGTTCACAAGTATGCCGTCCTTGGAGCCCTTGTCGATAGTGAAGGACTTGAAGGGGTCGTTGGTCACATAGCCCAGTACCTTGCAGGGCTGAGAGAGCATATAGTCCTCATGCTCTTCCTTTATGGAAACGAACTTGCGGAGCTCCTCCACTTCTGCCTTTATGGCGTCGTATTCGGTGAGCTGGGCATTGAGTTCGCCTATCTGCTTTTTGAGCCTTTCGTTTTCTTCAAGGTACTTATCCGCATTGGCAAGCTTATCCACGGTATGCTCCATTTTACGGCTAATGCTGTTGGAGGCTGCGCGGAATGGCTTTGTCAGTGTATTGATGAAAGAAGCTCCCGAAACGGAATAGCCGCCTCTTGTGACGGCATATATCATCATGCCCACAAGAAACGCAAGAAGCCCGAGCATGACCTTAAATCTGGTGCTTTTCAAAAAATCACGCATGGAGCCTCTCCTTAATAGTACTTGACGTTTTCAGTGAGAGCGTCCTGATAATCGCTGATATTCTCCAGTATCTTGCCCGTGCCCTCGGCAACGCAGTCGAGGGGATATTCCGCGATATACACAGGCATACCTGTTTCGCGGTTTATGAGCTTGTCAAGACCGCGGAGCAGAGCGCCGCCGCCTGCAAGAGTTATGCCGTGGTCGATGATGTCTGCGGAAAGCTCGGGAGGAGTTTCCTCAAGAGTGGACTTTATGGCGTCGATTACTCTTGAAAGAGGCTCAACGAGAGCGTCGCGTATCTCCGCAGAGGTAACGGTTATATTCTCGGGGAGACCGTTGAGAAGATTTCTTCCCTTTATCTCCTGAGACTCCTCCTTTTCGCTTGGGAAAGCAGAGCCGATATCAAGCTTGATATTTTCGGCAGTGCGCTCTCCTATAAGGAGGTTGTACTTTTTCTTGATATAATTGATGATAGCAGCGTCGAATTCGTCGCCTGCACATCTTACCGAGCGTGAAGCAACGATGCCGCCCATAGATATAACGGCTACTTCACTGGTACCGCCGCCGATGTCAACTATCATGCTGCCTGCGGGATCGTTTGTGGGGAGACCTGCGCCGATAGCGGCAGCCATAGGCTCTTCTATAATGAGGACGTTGTTTGCGCCTGCCTTTTTGCAGGATTCGCGTACAGCACGTCTTTCAACGGCAGTAACGCCCGACGGTATGCATATAATGACATTTGCCTTGGTAAGAAAAGTACCCTTCAGAGCTTTTCTTATGAATTCCTGAAGCATTGTGGTGGCAATGTCAAAATCGGCTATAACGCCGTCCTTCAGCGGTCTTACGGCAACTATAGAGCCCGGGGTACGACCGATGACGTCCTTTGCCTCTTTACCTACATAGCGGCATTT
Coding sequences:
- the mreC gene encoding rod shape-determining protein MreC; the protein is MRDFLKSTRFKVMLGLLAFLVGMMIYAVTRGGYSVSGASFINTLTKPFRAASNSISRKMEHTVDKLANADKYLEENERLKKQIGELNAQLTEYDAIKAEVEELRKFVSIKEEHEDYMLSQPCKVLGYVTNDPFKSFTIDKGSKDGILVNCPVVTSEGLVGITVEVSDHVSTVRTILSPDLSVAAVASSSNADQGIIEGNVLSSESGQTKLIHVPKKNKLKRGDLMITAGNSGLFPKDYPIGTILEIGFDSNGLSVCADIQPCVDVNRLTSVIVITDFSGKKEDDDNED
- a CDS encoding rod shape-determining protein, with the translated sequence MFTKDIGIDLGTANTLVYMRGKGIIIREPSVVAVNTRTDKCRYVGKEAKDVIGRTPGSIVAVRPLKDGVIADFDIATTMLQEFIRKALKGTFLTKANVIICIPSGVTAVERRAVRESCKKAGANNVLIIEEPMAAAIGAGLPTNDPAGSMIVDIGGGTSEVAVISMGGIVASRSVRCAGDEFDAAIINYIKKKYNLLIGERTAENIKLDIGSAFPSEKEESQEIKGRNLLNGLPENITVTSAEIRDALVEPLSRVIDAIKSTLEETPPELSADIIDHGITLAGGGALLRGLDKLINRETGMPVYIAEYPLDCVAEGTGKILENISDYQDALTENVKYY
- the mreD gene encoding rod shape-determining protein MreD, giving the protein MRIRTTREQHILRFKTTLRWILYYLLIFVSFIIMTSGTLYKPIILVPLSIGIAVNNNMYGSAVTGAVCGFLTDICCGKLFGYNAVVLTFFCIVANLLFELYLKDRFINYMIITTAVSYIQCWLDYKFYYQIWEYENVGRIFVRVSLRVWVYTVISAVFVYLVLKLVNRFLMPREHLTIEEAINTNIQSENRQ